In Phoenix dactylifera cultivar Barhee BC4 unplaced genomic scaffold, palm_55x_up_171113_PBpolish2nd_filt_p 000320F, whole genome shotgun sequence, one genomic interval encodes:
- the LOC103718452 gene encoding nuclear transcription factor Y subunit B-6 — protein sequence MAGAGDGIPPFPRLQRASSGMARPLAGGVNSSQAGPAGVDADQSGPAAGNPALPGSADPAAATSATQPQVSNLREQDRFMPIANVIRIMRKVLPLQAKISDDAKETIQECVSEYISFITGEANERCQREHRKTITAEDVIWAMGKLGFEDYVAPLNRYLHRYRELEGDQRVGLRGEHFPIIKHRRHPQIRDIDRSPPVRAQTPLIRSPRPPPSSLVMPPTAPLPRLNHLFGEDPGAGYFLGMYRGGDGSGTGNSEAPPMPDFFP from the exons ATGGCAGGAGCTGGTGATGGCATCCCACCCTTCCCACGGCTACAAAGAGCGAGCTCTG GGATGGCCAGGCCGTTAGCCggcggagtcaactcgagccaGGCCGGTCCAGCAGGAGTCGACGCCGACCAGTCCGGTCCAGCCGCCGGGAACCCGGCCCTTCCCGGCAGCGCTGACCCGGCCGCCGCCACCTCTGCCACCCAACCCCAGGTCAGCAACCTCCGGGAGCAGGACCGTTTCATGCCGATCGCCAACGTCATCCGCATCATGCGCAAGGTCCTGCCGTTGCAAGCGAAGATATCTGACGACGCCAAAGAGACGATCCAGGAGTGCGTGTCGGAGTATATCAGCTTCATCACCGGCGAGGCCAACGAGCGCTGCCAGCGGGAGCATCGGAAGACCATCACCGCCGAAGACGTGATCTGGGCAATGGGGAAGCTTGGCTTTGAAGACTACGTTGCCCCACTCAATCGGTACCTTCATCGCTACCGCGAGCTGGAGGGCGACCAACGCGTGGGCCTCCGCGGCGAACATTTCCCTATCATCAAGCACCGCCGCCACCCCCAGATCAGGGACATCGACCGCTCTCCTCCCGTCCGTGCCCAGACACCCTTAATACGCTCGCCGCGGCCACCTCCTTCGAGCCTCGTCATGCCACCGACTGCGCCACTTCCTCGCCTCAACCATCTTTTTGGCGAAGACCCAGGAGCAGGCTACTTCCTTGGGATGTATCGAGGTGGGGATGGTTCTGGGACAGGCAACTCGGAGGCTCCACCAATGCCTGACTTCTTTCCGTAA